In the Methanococcus voltae PS genome, one interval contains:
- a CDS encoding translation initiation factor IF-6 — protein sequence MIYKTLFSGVSNIGIQAIATEKYGIFPIDLEKETIKKFEEILGIPILQTKIADSSLLGSLCLGNSYGLILPEITLKDEFLKVENFIQEHDLNINVSILKSNHTAFGNLILANDYGCIISKEISNLKKDVEKILKVKVGVGNFCELPTVGSNGVATNKGCVVNPLTTEVELEWIKGILNLEVIGKSTVNKGAMQVGSGIVANSKGALVGVETTGPEILRIEEYLDLID from the coding sequence ATGATATATAAAACATTATTTTCTGGTGTATCAAACATAGGAATTCAGGCCATAGCTACTGAGAAATATGGTATCTTTCCAATAGATTTGGAAAAAGAAACCATTAAAAAATTTGAAGAAATATTGGGTATTCCAATACTTCAAACAAAAATAGCAGATAGCTCATTACTAGGTTCATTATGTTTGGGAAATTCGTATGGATTAATACTACCAGAAATTACCTTAAAAGATGAATTTTTAAAAGTTGAAAATTTCATCCAAGAACACGATTTAAATATAAATGTCAGTATTTTAAAATCAAATCATACTGCATTCGGAAATTTAATACTCGCTAATGACTATGGATGCATTATTTCGAAAGAAATTTCAAATCTTAAAAAAGATGTAGAAAAAATACTTAAGGTTAAAGTAGGTGTTGGAAATTTCTGTGAATTACCTACGGTAGGCTCTAATGGGGTTGCTACAAACAAAGGATGCGTTGTAAATCCATTAACTACAGAAGTAGAATTAGAGTGGATTAAAGGAATTCTAAACTTAGAAGTTATTGGCAAAAGCACAGTAAACAAGGGCGCCATGCAAGTTGGCTCTGGTATAGTTGCCAATAGTAAAGGTGCACTTGTAGGTGTAGAAACTACAGGACCTGAAATACTAAGAATTGAAGAATATCTTGATTTAATAGATTAA
- the rpl18a gene encoding 50S ribosomal protein L18Ae — protein sequence MAKIIKISGEILGKDEPMVFSKEYNVLKEEDALEIMYSEIGSKHHVKRAFIKVNSVEEIAVEDIKNHNLKKFIEMN from the coding sequence ATGGCTAAAATAATAAAAATAAGTGGCGAAATCCTTGGTAAAGATGAACCAATGGTATTTTCAAAAGAATACAATGTTTTAAAAGAAGAAGATGCTTTAGAAATCATGTACTCAGAAATTGGTAGTAAACATCATGTTAAAAGAGCATTTATCAAAGTAAACAGTGTTGAAGAAATAGCTGTTGAAGATATTAAAAATCACAACTTAAAAAAATTCATAGAAATGAACTAA
- a CDS encoding DUF2666 domain-containing protein, which yields MAEEKILFNAKKGKWYVSKKLKIDENTADVEVSRILISIEETLSKKIKEYLPFDMIQLEEIADEIYVSKKGRVKEEDISQALAKLKSPATTKKLGKLTDLKEGKDILKVILTNIILGRLGISTHVDIKTIDKFIEKSTNK from the coding sequence ATGGCTGAGGAAAAAATATTATTTAATGCAAAAAAAGGAAAATGGTACGTATCTAAAAAATTAAAGATAGATGAAAATACGGCAGATGTGGAAGTTTCAAGAATTTTAATATCAATAGAAGAAACGTTATCTAAGAAAATAAAAGAATATTTACCTTTTGATATGATACAGCTTGAAGAAATTGCTGATGAAATTTACGTCTCCAAAAAAGGAAGGGTAAAAGAAGAAGATATTTCACAGGCGTTGGCTAAATTAAAATCCCCTGCAACTACTAAGAAACTTGGAAAACTAACTGATTTAAAAGAAGGTAAAGATATCTTAAAAGTAATTTTGACAAACATCATATTGGGAAGATTGGGGATATCAACCCATGTTGATATTAAAACCATTGATAAATTTATTGAAAAATCAACAAATAAATAA
- the mer gene encoding 5,10-methylenetetrahydromethanopterin reductase, protein MKFGIEFVPNEPVTKLNYYVKLAEDNGFEFCWITDHYNNRNVYMTLGAIASATNKIKIGPGVTNPYVRSPAIAASAMATLDELSGGRATFGIGPGDKATFDALGIEWTKPVGTVKKAIAEMRELLAGKRLESGAQLAVKPSTDVPIYLGAQGPKMLETAGAIADGVLINASNPKDFEAAVPLIKKGAESAERTMADVDVAAYACMSVDKKSEKAKQAAIPVVAFIAAGSPPVVLERHGIPAEKVETIRAALKEGNFGAAFGAVDDQLLEAFALYGTPEEVIEKVKALEAMGVTQIVAGSPIGPNKDTSIKLIGKHIIPAFK, encoded by the coding sequence ATGAAATTCGGTATTGAATTTGTTCCAAACGAACCAGTAACTAAGTTAAACTACTACGTAAAGTTAGCTGAAGACAACGGTTTTGAATTCTGTTGGATTACAGACCACTACAACAACAGAAACGTTTACATGACCTTAGGTGCAATCGCATCAGCAACAAATAAAATTAAAATAGGCCCTGGTGTTACAAACCCATACGTAAGAAGCCCAGCAATTGCAGCATCTGCAATGGCAACATTAGATGAATTATCTGGTGGAAGAGCTACATTTGGTATTGGCCCTGGTGACAAGGCTACATTCGATGCATTAGGCATTGAATGGACAAAACCAGTAGGAACTGTTAAAAAAGCAATCGCTGAAATGAGAGAATTGTTAGCGGGTAAAAGATTAGAATCTGGTGCTCAGTTAGCAGTTAAACCATCAACCGATGTACCTATATACTTAGGTGCGCAAGGACCTAAAATGTTAGAAACAGCAGGTGCAATCGCAGATGGTGTTTTAATTAACGCTTCAAACCCTAAAGACTTCGAAGCAGCAGTACCTTTAATTAAAAAAGGTGCAGAAAGTGCAGAAAGAACTATGGCAGATGTAGACGTTGCAGCATACGCTTGTATGTCAGTAGATAAAAAATCAGAAAAAGCAAAACAAGCAGCTATCCCTGTAGTAGCATTTATCGCAGCAGGTTCACCTCCTGTAGTTTTAGAAAGACACGGAATACCTGCAGAAAAAGTAGAAACAATCAGAGCAGCTTTAAAAGAAGGAAACTTCGGTGCAGCATTCGGTGCAGTAGATGACCAGTTATTAGAAGCATTCGCTTTATACGGTACACCTGAAGAAGTTATCGAAAAAGTTAAAGCATTAGAAGCAATGGGAGTTACACAAATTGTTGCAGGTTCACCTATCGGACCTAACAAAGACACAAGTATTAAATTAATCGGTAAACACATTATACCAGCATTCAAATAA
- the cofH gene encoding 5-amino-6-(D-ribitylamino)uracil--L-tyrosine 4-hydroxyphenyl transferase CofH: protein MDYEIFKEKDISKKEAIELLKNPENFFDTLKLADELRKDICGDVVTYVNNANIYFTNICESGCKFCAFPHEKGTIDKYYMEPSEIAEKALWAKNNGATEVTLMGGIVREIDTYMQADIIKKIIEKTGYIDTHAYSPFEILVGAESAGLDVKEAIKILKEAGLHTVPGAAAEILNDDVRKIICPNKIPVKDWVKVIKELHNQGIKTSSTIMYGHVEEPKHIVDHLFLLKEIQEETNGFTELITMSYLHKNTPLYTSGVVSSGASGDYDLLITALSRIILKDTIPNIQAPWVKLGIKLSQISLRCGANDVGGTLMGDEVSEAAGAEEVSMTKNELRNSILAINRIPKERSTTYDILD from the coding sequence ATGGATTATGAAATCTTTAAAGAAAAAGACATATCAAAAAAAGAAGCTATAGAATTATTAAAAAACCCCGAAAACTTTTTTGATACTTTAAAACTAGCAGATGAATTAAGAAAAGACATTTGCGGCGACGTAGTAACTTACGTAAATAACGCAAATATATATTTTACAAATATTTGTGAATCAGGCTGTAAATTTTGCGCATTCCCTCATGAAAAAGGAACTATAGATAAATATTATATGGAACCTTCAGAAATAGCAGAAAAAGCTCTATGGGCTAAAAATAATGGCGCTACCGAAGTAACACTCATGGGTGGAATAGTAAGGGAAATAGATACTTATATGCAAGCCGATATAATTAAAAAAATTATTGAAAAAACAGGATATATAGACACTCACGCATATTCGCCATTTGAAATATTAGTTGGTGCAGAAAGTGCAGGACTCGATGTTAAAGAAGCTATTAAAATATTGAAAGAAGCAGGATTGCATACAGTACCAGGAGCAGCTGCTGAAATATTGAATGATGACGTAAGAAAAATAATATGTCCAAATAAAATACCAGTTAAAGATTGGGTAAAAGTAATCAAAGAATTACATAATCAAGGAATAAAAACGTCATCTACTATAATGTACGGTCATGTTGAAGAGCCAAAACATATTGTAGACCATTTATTCTTATTAAAAGAAATTCAGGAAGAAACCAACGGATTTACTGAATTAATAACAATGTCTTATTTGCATAAAAATACACCCCTGTATACATCAGGAGTTGTTTCTAGTGGTGCTTCAGGAGATTATGATTTACTAATTACTGCACTATCAAGAATAATTTTAAAAGATACAATACCAAATATACAAGCTCCTTGGGTAAAATTAGGGATTAAATTATCACAGATTAGCTTAAGATGTGGTGCAAATGATGTTGGAGGTACCCTAATGGGAGATGAAGTAAGTGAAGCTGCAGGTGCTGAAGAAGTTTCCATGACTAAAAATGAATTAAGAAACTCCATATTAGCAATAAATAGGATTCCAAAAGAAAGAAGCACTACATATGACATATTAGATTAA
- a CDS encoding RNA-binding protein: MEIKRRYMLKKKELKQIKEELNNIIDTEDVFDKKSILEKIITNEMDLIVLNGTPIAICKDNKIIPTLKLLITKESEKGKVTVDKGAVKFLANGADVMAPGIIDANPDIEEGNLVYTVEETHGKPLSVGIALMDGKTMVESKKGKAIITLHYIGDEIWKF; the protein is encoded by the coding sequence ATGGAAATTAAAAGAAGATACATGTTGAAAAAGAAAGAATTAAAACAAATTAAGGAAGAATTAAACAATATAATCGATACAGAAGATGTATTTGATAAAAAATCTATTTTAGAAAAAATAATAACAAATGAAATGGATTTAATAGTTTTAAATGGAACTCCTATCGCAATATGCAAAGATAATAAAATAATCCCTACATTAAAGCTTTTAATAACTAAAGAAAGCGAAAAAGGAAAAGTAACAGTTGATAAGGGCGCAGTTAAATTTTTAGCAAATGGTGCCGATGTAATGGCTCCGGGGATTATAGATGCTAATCCAGATATAGAAGAAGGAAATTTAGTATATACTGTTGAAGAAACACATGGAAAACCATTATCAGTAGGTATTGCATTGATGGATGGAAAAACTATGGTTGAATCAAAAAAAGGAAAGGCAATAATTACATTACATTATATAGGTGATGAAATTTGGAAATTTTAA
- a CDS encoding HemK2/MTQ2 family protein methyltransferase: MNKMEIINLNGLKIKTHPKVYIPAEDSELLYKNLKDVKNKTVLDIGTGSGIQALSAFKNGAKYVLGVDINPYAVKTAYDNLKLNFDIKITDKLNIRFIYGDLFNKISKSKIKKFDVIVFNAPYLPTSEDEKLEKYLNYAFDGGLDGRLVLDKFIDELPNYLKKGGVVKILQSSLTDEKKTISKLKSVGIIAEKIDIEKYPFEELQLISGTYAENRD; the protein is encoded by the coding sequence ATGAACAAAATGGAAATTATAAATTTAAATGGTTTAAAAATAAAAACACACCCTAAAGTCTATATACCTGCAGAAGATAGCGAATTATTGTATAAAAATCTAAAAGATGTTAAAAATAAAACTGTTTTAGATATTGGAACAGGTTCTGGTATACAAGCACTTAGTGCATTTAAAAATGGGGCTAAATATGTATTGGGTGTAGATATAAATCCTTATGCAGTAAAAACGGCTTATGATAATTTAAAATTAAATTTTGATATAAAAATAACAGATAAACTAAATATCCGATTTATATATGGAGATTTATTTAATAAAATATCGAAATCGAAAATTAAAAAATTTGACGTTATTGTATTTAATGCTCCTTATTTACCAACTTCCGAAGATGAAAAATTGGAAAAATATCTTAACTATGCTTTTGATGGTGGTTTGGATGGTAGATTAGTGTTAGATAAATTTATAGATGAACTTCCAAACTACTTAAAAAAAGGAGGGGTTGTTAAAATACTACAATCCTCCTTAACTGATGAAAAAAAAACAATATCAAAATTAAAGAGTGTTGGAATAATTGCTGAAAAAATTGATATTGAAAAATATCCTTTTGAAGAATTACAATTAATATCTGGAACTTATGCAGAAAATAGAGACTAA
- a CDS encoding Nif3-like dinuclear metal center hexameric protein, whose amino-acid sequence MVTAEEIIEHIEKYAPKELAIPGDNIGIQVCGSKNTEITRIGIALDPSLRVIKKALENNVDFIFTHHPIMKDPVKTFQGPLYEKLKILMCNNIVLYSAHTNLDICKDGLNDELAKLFQLKDVNNLYENGLGRLGTFNGNFEDIIAITEQNICKNPEIVFCNNSATLEKRRLKVAVLSGYGLSQKSIEYVSKVADVYISGDLTHHSKILAEESNLCVIDGTHYGTEVYGLKKFIDKLKELDCNVISLDF is encoded by the coding sequence ATGGTTACTGCAGAAGAAATTATAGAACATATTGAAAAATATGCCCCTAAAGAATTAGCAATTCCTGGAGACAATATTGGAATACAAGTTTGTGGCTCAAAAAATACTGAAATAACCAGAATAGGAATTGCACTAGACCCTTCATTGAGAGTTATTAAAAAAGCATTAGAAAATAATGTAGATTTCATATTTACCCATCATCCTATCATGAAAGACCCCGTAAAGACTTTTCAAGGTCCATTATATGAAAAATTAAAGATACTAATGTGCAATAACATAGTATTATATTCTGCACATACTAACTTAGATATCTGTAAAGATGGATTAAATGATGAATTAGCAAAATTATTTCAGTTAAAAGATGTAAATAATTTATACGAAAATGGACTTGGTAGATTAGGCACTTTTAATGGTAATTTTGAAGATATTATAGCGATTACTGAGCAAAATATATGTAAAAACCCTGAAATAGTATTTTGTAATAATTCAGCTACCTTGGAGAAACGACGCTTAAAAGTAGCAGTTTTATCAGGTTATGGACTATCTCAGAAAAGTATAGAATATGTGAGTAAAGTTGCAGACGTTTATATCTCCGGAGATTTAACCCATCATTCTAAAATATTAGCTGAAGAATCAAATTTGTGTGTTATAGATGGAACACACTACGGAACCGAAGTTTATGGGCTAAAAAAATTTATAGATAAATTAAAAGAACTAGATTGCAACGTAATATCATTAGATTTTTAA
- a CDS encoding CBS domain-containing protein, giving the protein MELTIVQKEILQELILIYKQKNKAVKGTEIAKNLSRNPGTIRNQMQALRALGLVDGVPGPKGGYIPTSDTYRSLGLELDEKIKIPIYKGNKKIKNVNVTQIIFDTVTQEKSCSSKIYINGDTKQFSEGDLVRVGPTLHNKIVIMGNIVGRDDINHILLIDVLGVISVPNIDVGSIGLKENLIIMDSGKTVRDAAKLLSENSISGIPILHDGELKGIVSLHDIAKALVENKEDERIDTIMTKDIWTINQYEKIYDALVKMETENIGRLVIVDDDENIVGMLTRTDILNLVEGTIYPKLTEL; this is encoded by the coding sequence TTGGAACTTACTATCGTTCAAAAGGAAATATTACAAGAATTAATTTTAATATATAAACAAAAAAATAAGGCAGTTAAAGGAACAGAAATTGCCAAAAATTTAAGTAGAAATCCAGGTACCATTAGAAATCAAATGCAGGCCTTAAGGGCATTAGGATTAGTTGATGGAGTACCTGGTCCTAAAGGTGGCTATATACCAACAAGTGATACATACAGGTCATTAGGACTAGAATTGGATGAAAAAATAAAGATTCCAATATATAAAGGCAATAAAAAAATAAAAAACGTAAATGTTACTCAGATAATATTCGATACTGTAACACAAGAAAAATCTTGCTCTTCTAAAATATACATAAACGGAGATACTAAGCAATTTTCAGAAGGCGATTTAGTTCGAGTAGGGCCTACATTACATAATAAAATCGTAATTATGGGTAATATTGTAGGAAGAGATGATATAAACCATATTTTATTAATAGATGTTTTAGGCGTAATTAGTGTTCCAAATATCGATGTAGGTAGTATTGGATTAAAAGAAAACTTAATAATCATGGATTCTGGAAAAACCGTACGAGATGCCGCTAAATTACTATCCGAAAATAGCATTAGTGGTATACCCATACTACATGATGGAGAATTGAAAGGTATTGTTAGTTTACATGATATTGCAAAAGCTTTAGTGGAAAATAAAGAAGATGAACGAATAGATACTATAATGACTAAAGATATATGGACCATTAACCAATATGAAAAAATATATGATGCTTTAGTTAAAATGGAAACTGAAAATATCGGTAGGTTAGTTATTGTAGATGATGATGAAAATATAGTGGGTATGTTAACTAGAACTGACATCTTAAATTTAGTAGAAGGTACAATATATCCAAAATTAACCGAATTATAA
- the hisE gene encoding phosphoribosyl-ATP diphosphatase has product MESSQNIIKEVYKVIQSRMSEKPEGSYVVSLATDGKKSSVNKICEKIGEESAEVILAAKDGEKSEIIYESADLIFHTLVLLSKYEISYEELEEEFKKRMK; this is encoded by the coding sequence ATGGAATCAAGTCAAAATATTATAAAAGAAGTTTATAAAGTAATTCAAAGTAGAATGTCTGAAAAACCCGAAGGTTCCTACGTAGTTAGTTTAGCAACAGATGGTAAAAAGAGTTCTGTTAATAAAATATGTGAAAAAATAGGTGAAGAATCTGCAGAAGTTATATTGGCTGCCAAAGATGGTGAAAAATCAGAAATAATATACGAATCTGCAGATTTAATATTTCACACCTTAGTTTTACTTTCCAAATACGAAATATCTTACGAAGAACTTGAAGAAGAGTTTAAGAAAAGAATGAAATAA
- the ribH gene encoding 6,7-dimethyl-8-ribityllumazine synthase: MDKISIGMVIAEFNRDITFMMEKLAEEHADFLGADIKYKIMVPGAYDMPIAIQQMLEKDDIDAVVTIGCVIEGDTEHDEIVVQNAARKITDLSLDYKKPVALGISGPGMTRLQAEERIDYGKRAVESAVKMVKRLKNL, encoded by the coding sequence ATGGATAAAATTAGCATTGGAATGGTAATAGCTGAATTTAATAGAGATATTACATTTATGATGGAAAAATTGGCAGAAGAGCATGCTGACTTTTTAGGTGCCGATATAAAATATAAAATAATGGTTCCTGGAGCATATGATATGCCTATCGCAATACAACAAATGCTTGAAAAAGACGACATAGACGCTGTTGTTACGATTGGTTGTGTTATTGAAGGAGATACTGAACACGATGAAATAGTTGTTCAAAATGCAGCAAGAAAAATCACAGATTTATCATTGGATTATAAAAAACCTGTAGCTTTAGGTATATCCGGACCAGGAATGACAAGATTACAAGCTGAAGAAAGAATTGATTATGGTAAAAGAGCAGTCGAATCCGCAGTTAAAATGGTTAAAAGACTTAAGAATTTATAA
- a CDS encoding gamma carbonic anhydrase family protein, producing the protein MAKIAKNATIIGKVVFEENVNIWYGAVIRADMNTISIKKNSNVQDNCVVHCSKDHPTVIGEGVSIGHCAVIHGCNIGNNVLIGMNSTILNGAKIGDNCIIGANALVPQNKEIPANSLVIGVPAKVIRPLTEEEVLSIKKNAEQYLEISKEL; encoded by the coding sequence ATGGCAAAAATAGCAAAAAATGCGACGATAATTGGTAAAGTCGTTTTTGAAGAGAATGTAAATATATGGTATGGCGCTGTTATTCGTGCAGATATGAATACCATTTCCATTAAAAAGAATTCAAATGTCCAAGACAACTGTGTTGTACACTGTTCTAAAGACCATCCTACTGTAATTGGAGAAGGTGTTTCAATAGGTCACTGCGCAGTAATTCACGGATGCAATATAGGTAATAATGTATTGATAGGTATGAATTCTACAATTTTAAATGGCGCTAAAATAGGAGATAATTGTATTATAGGTGCAAATGCTTTGGTTCCTCAAAATAAGGAAATACCTGCTAATAGTTTAGTAATAGGAGTTCCTGCAAAAGTTATTAGACCTTTAACTGAAGAAGAAGTATTATCTATTAAGAAAAATGCTGAACAATATCTTGAAATATCAAAAGAATTATAG
- a CDS encoding TIGR04013 family B12-binding domain/radical SAM domain-containing protein produces MIGYRLTSKNKYSISKLYPLTKGILFNNLDELIYNLKTNEIEKSKSCCFKVINSKNIIIYSFMTLQRPEVSKEINILRNNFKDLILIAGGPHASGAPEDTLKMGFDYVLVGEGEITLPDLINKINNNQYIENNVIKGIPIDSFKGYDEIYPLAPIEITRGCPYNCRFCQTPQIFGKNIRHRSIEDIIKIVKNMKDIRFVTPNALSYGSKYATKPNLEKLEELLKKLSIFKERLFLGTFPSEVRPEFINEDTLNLIVNYCDNKYLHFGAQSGCDEMLTHIRRGHTVNDVINAVDLCKKNKLMPKVDFIFGFPSETMENRIRSIQLMKYIIKKNGKVHAHYFMPLPGTYFENEKSTELDRETIKILGSMAKKGQISGSWTHQYNSTKVEK; encoded by the coding sequence ATGATTGGATATCGACTAACTTCAAAAAATAAATATAGTATTTCTAAATTGTATCCATTAACAAAAGGAATACTATTCAATAATTTAGATGAATTAATATATAATTTAAAAACAAATGAAATTGAAAAAAGTAAATCATGTTGTTTTAAAGTGATAAATTCAAAAAATATAATAATTTATTCATTTATGACACTACAGCGACCAGAAGTGTCAAAGGAAATAAATATCTTAAGAAATAACTTTAAAGACCTAATATTAATAGCAGGAGGGCCACACGCGTCAGGTGCTCCAGAAGATACTTTAAAAATGGGTTTTGATTATGTTCTGGTTGGAGAAGGTGAAATAACATTACCTGATTTAATAAATAAAATCAATAACAACCAATATATTGAAAACAATGTTATCAAAGGTATACCTATCGATTCTTTCAAAGGCTATGATGAAATATATCCCTTAGCACCAATTGAAATAACTAGAGGTTGTCCTTACAACTGTAGATTTTGCCAAACCCCTCAGATATTTGGAAAAAATATAAGACATAGGTCTATTGAAGATATTATTAAGATAGTAAAAAATATGAAAGATATAAGGTTTGTAACTCCAAATGCACTATCCTATGGCTCTAAATATGCAACTAAACCAAATCTTGAAAAACTAGAAGAACTCTTAAAAAAGCTTTCTATATTCAAAGAACGTTTATTTTTAGGTACATTTCCATCAGAAGTGAGGCCCGAATTTATCAATGAAGATACTTTAAATTTAATAGTAAATTATTGCGACAATAAATACTTACACTTCGGAGCTCAGAGTGGTTGTGACGAAATGCTAACCCATATTCGAAGAGGGCATACTGTAAACGATGTAATAAATGCTGTCGATTTATGTAAAAAAAATAAATTAATGCCTAAAGTAGACTTTATTTTTGGATTCCCTAGTGAAACTATGGAAAATAGGATAAGAAGTATTCAATTAATGAAATATATTATAAAAAAGAATGGAAAAGTTCATGCACATTATTTTATGCCATTACCTGGAACTTATTTTGAAAATGAAAAATCCACAGAATTAGATAGGGAAACTATTAAAATATTAGGTAGTATGGCAAAAAAAGGACAAATTAGTGGTTCTTGGACTCATCAATACAATTCAACAAAAGTTGAAAAATAA
- a CDS encoding DUF2118 domain-containing protein produces MKISKIYVENEINDKNKSEEKIVISENQIIFLNAEEDINNYKNEYKIFYKVRYDDIRDYIDNDVLKKDIFVKYPGNHTFTYIKAGTFVTCVVADSKTTYPVLEAGSTVLQDGILATLKSKKGVIRYLKSPVSGTLFFMNELFEGDRSIYIFAIVENFENL; encoded by the coding sequence GTGAAAATTTCCAAAATATATGTTGAAAATGAAATAAATGATAAAAATAAATCTGAAGAAAAAATAGTCATATCTGAAAATCAAATTATATTTTTAAATGCTGAAGAAGATATTAATAATTATAAAAATGAGTATAAAATATTTTATAAAGTTAGATATGATGATATAAGAGATTATATAGATAACGATGTTTTAAAAAAAGACATATTTGTGAAATATCCTGGAAACCATACTTTTACCTATATTAAAGCAGGTACTTTCGTGACTTGCGTTGTAGCAGACTCTAAAACTACCTATCCTGTATTGGAAGCAGGTAGTACGGTATTACAAGATGGTATATTGGCGACACTAAAAAGTAAAAAAGGAGTTATCCGATATTTAAAAAGTCCAGTTTCGGGAACTTTATTTTTTATGAATGAATTATTTGAAGGAGATAGAAGCATCTATATTTTTGCAATTGTAGAAAATTTCGAAAATTTATAA
- a CDS encoding polyprenyl synthetase family protein, which translates to MFNEEILSNMSKELEKYFEKDSNLYNASKHLLLAGGKRIRPYLSIMAYNLKKDDLETIMAPALSVELIHNYTLVHDDIMDNDDERRGKPTVHKVYGEPIAILAGDLLYAKAFEALSTIEDSVKAHKVLKVLSKACVEVCEGQTDDMEFEDKLPSMDQYMDMISKKTGALIEAPILIGAIMADCTEEETEALYQYSKRIGINFQIQDDILDLIGDQKTIGKPVGSDILSGKKTMMVIHALDTLSEDNKERLLQILGNENASSEEVAEAIKILGNSINYAKNLMNESTVEAKEFLKIFDENKRKPLEDIADFIVSRIK; encoded by the coding sequence ATGTTTAATGAAGAAATTTTAAGTAATATGTCTAAAGAGCTTGAAAAATATTTTGAAAAGGATTCTAATTTATATAACGCGTCAAAACACCTATTATTGGCAGGTGGTAAGAGAATAAGACCTTATTTATCGATAATGGCTTATAATCTTAAAAAAGATGACTTAGAAACCATAATGGCTCCAGCTTTGTCGGTAGAGTTAATACATAATTATACGTTGGTGCATGACGATATAATGGATAATGATGATGAACGTAGAGGTAAGCCTACAGTTCATAAGGTTTATGGTGAGCCTATTGCAATATTGGCGGGCGACTTATTATATGCAAAGGCATTTGAGGCTTTATCAACTATTGAAGATAGTGTAAAAGCTCATAAGGTTTTAAAAGTGTTATCCAAAGCATGTGTTGAAGTTTGTGAAGGTCAAACTGATGACATGGAATTTGAAGACAAATTACCATCAATGGATCAATATATGGATATGATATCCAAAAAAACAGGTGCTTTAATTGAGGCACCTATTTTAATCGGTGCAATAATGGCAGATTGTACAGAGGAAGAAACAGAGGCTCTTTATCAATATTCTAAAAGAATCGGTATTAACTTCCAAATACAAGATGATATTTTAGATTTAATAGGGGATCAAAAAACAATTGGAAAACCAGTAGGTAGTGATATATTAAGTGGTAAGAAAACCATGATGGTAATTCATGCCTTAGATACACTTTCAGAAGATAATAAAGAAAGATTATTGCAAATATTAGGTAATGAAAATGCAAGCAGTGAAGAAGTAGCTGAAGCAATTAAAATATTAGGCAATTCAATAAACTATGCTAAAAATTTAATGAATGAATCAACAGTGGAAGCTAAGGAATTCTTAAAGATATTTGACGAAAATAAAAGAAAACCTTTGGAAGATATTGCAGATTTCATCGTTTCAAGAATTAAATAG